The genomic segment ATAGAGCTTAGTAGGTCTATAGCCTAGATCTACTAACGTTTCCACATCTGAGAATAGGGACGAGAGGCACAGATGGGTTCATATCCCTCTCCCAGGTATGTGCAGATTCtaagtaggatttgaacccagcctatttttttggTAACTTGGAACTTCTGCTTTTCTATATTGTCTCATCTGAATAAAGGTATCTGCCTGCACAAACAAATCTTCCTAGAACCCAGATCGAATTCAGGTAGCATTGAAAAGCACTCGGTGAAAACTAGGATCAAAAGTTTAAACTGAGAACATTTTTACTAATTTCTCTGTGGTCCTCTGCCAGCAAGATGTCAAGCACTGTCTTTATTATGATGCATTTCTGCCTTGCAGGTTTGGCTGGCCGCGCCAGGAGCTGGGCAGCAAAGAGGAGGCGCAAGAAAATTTGCCACAGTGAAAATGAAGGTAGTGTGGAAATTATATCATGAAGATGATTGAAGCAAATAATTTCAGTTTACTCATCCAGTGTCCCATATGAGAGAAACTCAGTAAATGCTGTGTCaggttcttcatttatttcatttgtgccCATTGAAATGCATTTAATCAACGGGTGACGCAACTACACAAGGAAAGTTACGTTGACAACTTAGagtttggttctttttgtttctttatttttgtgagaaagtctcattttgtcacccaggagtgcactggtgcaatcacagctcattgcaatcttgacCTCCCCATGTTCAgctgatccttctacctcagcctcccaagcagttggctGTAATGCACATGCTTTATaccaagctattttttaaaattttactttttttgtagagacaggatttcaccatgttgcccagacttggtTCACTTTTGATAGTAAAGGACATCTCAAATATTTAGACATTTGCTCTcagtttgggcaattatgaatacagCAGATATAAACCTTCTTGTGTCTTGtttggaaacataatttttacaaTGTAACTAAGGCAATGCTAAAATTATGGTTACTTACTTGTATGGTAACACTACGTTTCTTTGTGAgaattttggtagaatttaccagtgaattCATCTGAAGgtagtgttttgggtttttttgagaagatactaattattgattcaatttctaaaataaatataggcCTATTCAGATGATTCATTTATCCTGAGAAGACTTTTAACCTGAAAcagatccaaaaaattagctcatTTCATATAATGTATCCAAGTGTGAGCACAGATGTGTTCacaatattcctttattattatttttgattccaCTCGTCTTCAACTGATATTATTGGTACATCgtgacttccttctttttctttgtggttgGACAAGgtagaggtttatcaattttattgatcttttcaaagaactggttttttgttttgtaaattttctctgatttactgttttttattccattaatttctgcaatcattgtattttttctctatttgacATTACACTGCTGTTTTCCTTTCATTGCCCAAGGTGGAAGCTAGATTatgaatttagatttttctcattattgacACAGCATCATGAATGTTACTCACAGAatataatatcattaaaatgcacaattaactaaaataataaatatgtatgcttTACTACAATTTTAGAAACACAACAGGATACATGACAGATGTAGTACCAGGATATGTAGATCCACAAAAGTTAAATAATCCTGTAATGTTTCATAAAATATGGGATTTGCCTAGATCTTCAGGTGGGCAGCAGGTGTGATGAGATGATTTCGCTGAGCCATACATACCTTTCTGTATTAACTGGTTCTCAGACTGTTTCACAGTGATGAGTGCCCTAGCTAGAAAGCCAAGACTCTCTCATTtcttctgcccctctcctttgcATTCCTTCAACACCAAGGAGAGTGGTCCAGGAGCATCTCAGTCCATGCTTGTCAGCAGTGCAGCTCCATACACTGCAGCTTCGGTCCACATCCCCCAAGCCTCCTTGTGggattcctcagcagcaccagtgCACTGACTGTCTCTCGGTGTTCTCCTACCTCCTGGTCAAGACCCAGAAGAGTGTGCTACTTAGAGGCTTCAGGAGGAGACGTCACCTCACATATTAAGATGCATGCTTCTAGAATATCAAGTGAGTATCATCTTTGACTGCCATCGTGAATCAGGCCTCAGCTGTCATGGACTCTTGCTACCAGTCACTGGAGTTTATGActaactgaggcctgattgatgTTGTCATTCAAAAGATAACATCACTGACCAACTAGCAGCAAGCATATTTCTTAGTagcaactttttctttttgaaaaataatgttgtaTTTCCCAGCTAGCATATACACTTGCTAAATATTCTAAACCCCCTGCATTTTCTGTAAACATCCCCTGTTTTTCATTTGGGGCCAGTGACTGTATCAATGTTTTACatatggttttgttgttgttgctgttgttttttataatacagagtctctttctgtcaccaggctataatgcagtggtgtgatcttggatcactgcaagctccacttatggggttcaagcaattctactccctcagcctcccgagtagctgggactacaggctcacgccaccaccacgctcagctttattgtagtttttaatatagatggggtttcaccatgttcgcctgGATGTTCTTAgtatcttgacctcatggtctgcccgcctcagtgtttcaacatgctgggattacaggtgttaccCACTGCGCCTAGCCTGCTATCTTGCTTTCTAATGTCACCAAGTGAAAAGACCTTCCCCAGCTGCACTCAGTGTGGTCTGATGCTCATggcgttttgtttttttctcgtcTCAGACCACCGCGACAGCCCCAAGTCAGCCCTGtaagtgttcttttctttaaaaccGCTTTATTGACACATAGTTGACATGCAGAACCGTTCACTTATTTAACGTGGGTGGTGTGTTTTTACTGTATTTACAGGTTTGTGCAGCCGTCGGCACAATCTAGTTTTAGAATCTTTTCATCACCCCTCAGAGAAACCCCATAGCCATTTGTAGCCACTTCCTATTTTGTCCAAGCTCCACACCCCTGGTTCTAGGCAGCcgctaatctactttctgtttctctagatTTGCCTACTCtggcagtttcttttttaatttaaatttgatttcagTGTCCAGGATGTGCAGtatgtgcgggtttgttacacaggtcaAAGTGTGGCATGCTTTGCTGCACCTGTCTACCcttcacctaggtattaagcccctcATACATTAGCTGTGtattctgatgctctccctcccgcTTGGCCCCCAGCGGGCCcccgtgtgtgttgttcctctctctAACATTGTACATATTCTGATACCACTTCTTCCTAATGACAGATCTAAGCGATGAGTCGGGGGATTTTGTTGCTTgcttttctctggagaacccctgcttcagcttcctgataGGTGTGAGGATCTGGGGCGTGGTGTGAGAAACAGATGGCTTTGTGAAGAACTCGGCTCTGGGACAGGAGAATCTCCATCATGCCCTATTGATGCTACTGTtaattaggtttttgtttttttctgaaaacctTCACACGCAGAGTCAAGGTAGCTGCTTTAGGTCATGATGAAGATCAAGTGGACCACATGAtggtttgagggttttttttggaGCATGCGTCTGTGGAAATGCATTGCTTTTCAGTAAGACTTGATTGTCCTGTATGTGTCAGTATTTTTGCAAtggaacaaaagaatgaaactgtttGATTAGGCAATGTCACTTGTTCACCCCAGAAGTGATTTTCTCAGGACCAGATTGTCCTAGACATCTTTAATCTTGAAGCTTCCCAGTGGTGCTGCAGGGGCGCTGCTGTGTGTGTGAGTCAAGGAAAATGTCGGTGTTACCAACACTGAGGTTCTCAGTACTCATGGACAGCTGCTCAGTGGGCTCCATGGGAGAGAGCAATAGAGAGCCTCGTGCTAGACCTGAAGGGGAACATGATCTAGAGGAtcagagggggaaaaaatgagGACATTTGGGACATTGTTAAAAGAGAATGTCAAGGTTGCAATGTTAGGGGCATCAGTTCAGCATCATCACCAGGGACCAGGCAGGGTATGAGACCCTTTCTGGGGAGGAATGAGTAGGACTTGGCCTTCCTCTGTCGAAAGCTTGGTGTGAACATAACCCTAAATGCGTTGAGAAAGGGGCTTCCTTCCCGACCCATGTCTTCTCCATCTCTGTGTCTCTGCAATGACATCAGAAATTGCTGAGAAGGGCAGAACAGGAATCAGGTTCCCATGAGTCCCAGGCCTGATCTTGGGGCTCATACAGGTACGTTTATATTTTTCACCTATTTGGGAAGTCTCCTGAGGAATGTTTTTTCAGTAGACCCTGTTGGCCAAGGGTCTTCTGACCCAGAAATGCTTTTCAACTGGACAGAGTCCCCCAGCTCTTGGCCTGGGCAGCTGCAGCACTCCCAAGTagcagggcaggtggggagggacatGAGTTCCAGTGCAGGGTGGTCTCAGCAAAGGGATGGGGACTGATCCCAGAGTCCAGGTCATTCTTTCAACTCTTCTGTGGATCCATAACATCTCAGTTTCCACTTATATTGGAGATGGTTTAAAATCTTTTATCTCAAAGTCTGAGTCTTCCCACAGGTCAATAGGGGAACCCTGACTCTGGGTGTTTACTAGCAGGGCAGTGATTGTGTCTTCCTCATTTGTCCTTACCCCAGAGCTCAGTCCTGGGAAGGATACATTAGGCTCCATGGATGTTTTAATGAACACACCCCTGGGATGAGCTCTCAGTCACCCCTGGTCTGGGATCTAGTGCAGGTGTGGAAAGGTGTTCTCAGCCTGTCCAGCCTGTTGAGCCCCACACTCATCCTGGAGCCTGCCCAGCTTCTGAGTCAGGGTCCCTGGAGATGAGGGCGAGCTCCTGCGGACAGTGAGACACCCCCACCTTTCTGCTCCTGCTGCTCTGATCTATTCTAGACAGGGTGTGCAGGGCCACGCTCTTCTGCTGGGTGCAAGCTCTGGAATTCTGCtggaatccatctggacctggataTTGTCCTCACTGTTCTATCCCCAGCCCCACACAGTGACTGGCCCTTGTGCAGATGCCCAGGAAGTAACTGTAAATGTGTGGTAGGATCAGAGCAGCAAACAGTTCTGCAAAAAACACCAGGAGAGGGGAGTCAGGTCTTCCTCATGTCTGGATCTCTGGAGCTGTCCCATGTAGCGTGCTTCTCAGTCATATACATGTCTCTCTTTACTTAAATAAACTTAaagatatacaatgaaatatttaaaacctcATCACAACAGCCACCATGCAGTGGCCCAGCAGCCATACAGCAGAGAGCATTTCCATCCCCACAGAATGCCATCTTGCATGTCTGCTGTGAGCCTGGCCCAGGGTCTGACTGTCGGACTCATCTCATTGAAAGCGTGCACATCAAAGTTGGGATCTCAGGGTTGTGGGATTGGAGGTGAGACCTGTCGTGGGCCAGTGGAAGGACAAATGGAAGGTGATTCCTCCAGCTCCTCTTTTTCACTTGAAGGCTGGAAAGTGTGAGCAATGCCTTGTTGAAGACCTCTGGCTCCACAGGGCCTGGAGGGCATCTGAGAACACTAGGAAAGCTCAGGGTGACCTCTTTTCATACAGTGTGACCTCACCTGGAGTAGGAGGGTGGGTGAGTTACTCTCTGAAATAACTTCTTGCTGAGATTTGTGTCTCTAAAGATTGGCCAGTGGACACCATGAGGGAAGCTGCAATAGGACAATTTCTGCAGGTGGAAAACGATACCCTAGAccaggcgtggcagctcacgcctgtagtgcgaacactttgggaggctgagatgggcggatcacgaggtcaagggatcaagacaatcctggccaacatagcaaaactctgtctctactaaaaattagcgtgcacctgtagtcccggctactcgggaggctgtggcagaattgcttgaaaccaggaggcggatgctgcagtgagccaagatcccgccactgcactccagcctggtgcctggtgacagagcaagactctgtctcaaacaaacaaaaaaaatgaaaatgatacccTAAGAGTATTTCTGGGAGCAGTTGGGTTACACCTGTTGCTTTGGAACCTAGGGGGGGCTGTGAAgccagaacaaaaataaaaaaataactgtagAGGTCTGACCTGTTCCTGTTGTATTTTAATAAGATAGAGATGAGAggatgtgtgtccatgtgttctgtgGGCAGCGTTTGTCATTCCTTGCTCTGGTATTTAATGATTACTTGTTTCAGGAGACCAGTTTTTCCAGCCTATGTCACAGCAAACATCTAAGCCTTGCTTTTTGATTGGTCAATATCTTAAGGGAATTGGGAATGCGAGAGTATTATTAGGTCTTGGCATTGTCTAAGATGAAGGATATCTGGTGCGACTCCCTCACGGCGCTATTTGAACATAGTTGTTTCTGTGAGATGGTCTCAGAATCTTCAGTCCCACACTCCATATGCCACACGCAGCAAAGCTCCCTGAGTTACTCACAGTCTCCAGCCACCAGGGTACTGAGTTTTACCCTGTCTCCTTCCAGCTCCTTCTGAGGACAGTGAGACATTTACTTCTGTGGATGATTACGAGGTAAGAACCCTTTTTGTCCTCTAAAGAATGCCCTGTcaggtggggattggggagggagagcatctggataaatagctaatggat from the Callithrix jacchus isolate 240 chromosome 1, calJac240_pri, whole genome shotgun sequence genome contains:
- the LOC100896535 gene encoding uncharacterized protein LOC100896535: MEVQHMLPIKSKRCKGLAGRARSWAAKRRRKKICHSENEGEWSRSISVHACQQCSSIHCSFGPHPPSLLVGFLSSTSALTVSRCSPTSWSRPRRVCYLEASGGDVTSHIKMHASRISTPSEDSETFTSVDDYEISSVSDCGMYLEVAHLLILIYRNLTLGSG